A portion of the Synechococcales cyanobacterium T60_A2020_003 genome contains these proteins:
- a CDS encoding ABC-2 family transporter protein has product MNRYLKVLGLFWETAIAAELEYRLNFVVATLSSIGNLAGSLFGLFLFYQGGSGYSFAGWSWEEALIVLGVFTVLQGFAATALSPNLNRIVKHVQDGTLDFVLLKPISSQFWLSTRTLSPWGLSDVLFGALLIGYAGSKLGLSAIAYLSGLIPLLLGFLILYSLWFMLGAMSIWFVKIYNVTEVLRGLLEAGRFPTVAYPAAYRFFFTFIIPVTFLTTIPAQAFLLRVESYWILSATVLAIALLFVSNRFWRFALRFYTSASS; this is encoded by the coding sequence ATGAATCGATATCTCAAGGTTCTGGGATTATTTTGGGAAACGGCGATCGCTGCTGAGTTGGAATATCGACTCAATTTTGTCGTGGCGACCCTCAGCAGCATTGGCAATCTGGCAGGAAGCCTATTTGGGCTGTTCCTATTCTACCAGGGAGGATCGGGCTATAGCTTTGCAGGCTGGAGCTGGGAAGAAGCCTTGATTGTACTGGGCGTTTTCACGGTGCTTCAGGGCTTTGCCGCCACTGCCCTTTCGCCCAACCTCAACCGCATTGTCAAACATGTGCAAGATGGCACCCTAGACTTTGTTCTGCTGAAGCCGATTAGCTCTCAGTTTTGGCTCTCGACGCGCACCCTCTCTCCGTGGGGCTTGTCGGATGTTTTATTTGGTGCGCTGCTCATTGGTTATGCGGGGTCGAAGTTGGGACTGTCGGCGATCGCCTATCTCAGTGGCCTGATTCCGCTACTGTTGGGATTTTTGATCCTCTACAGCCTCTGGTTCATGCTCGGAGCCATGAGCATCTGGTTTGTGAAAATCTACAACGTCACGGAAGTGCTGCGGGGTTTATTAGAAGCTGGACGCTTTCCAACGGTGGCCTATCCAGCCGCCTACCGCTTCTTTTTTACCTTCATCATTCCGGTGACGTTCCTCACCACCATTCCGGCACAGGCGTTTCTCCTGCGCGTTGAATCCTACTGGATTTTGAGCGCTACCGTGTTGGCGATCGCCCTTCTCTTCGTTTCCAATCGGTTTTGGCGATTTGCCCTCCGCTTTTACACCAGCGCATCTAGCTAA
- a CDS encoding alpha-ketoacid dehydrogenase subunit beta produces the protein MAETLFFNALRQATDEEMARDPSVYVLGEDVGHYGGSYKVTKDLYKKYGDLRVLDTPIAENGFTGMAIGSALTGLRPIIEGMNMGFLLLAFNQIANNAGMLRYTSGGNFKIPIVIRGPGGVGRQLGAEHSQRLEAYFQNVPGLKMVACSTPYNAKGLLKAAIRDDNPVLFFEHVLLYNLKEDIPDEEYVLPLDKAEVVRPGKDVTILTYSRMRHHCTTAAKKLEKEGFDPEIIDLISLKPLDMQTISESVRKTHKVIVVEECMKTGGLGAEITASVNDQLFDELDAPVLRLASQDIPTPYNGTLEALTIVQPDQIVEAVKKMVKGQI, from the coding sequence ATGGCAGAAACCCTCTTTTTTAACGCACTTCGGCAGGCTACCGACGAAGAAATGGCGCGCGACCCGTCCGTGTACGTTCTTGGAGAGGACGTCGGACACTACGGCGGCTCCTACAAAGTCACCAAAGATCTCTACAAAAAATACGGAGACCTGCGCGTTCTAGATACACCTATTGCTGAGAACGGCTTTACTGGAATGGCGATCGGCTCAGCGCTGACGGGCTTGCGTCCCATCATTGAGGGGATGAACATGGGCTTCCTGCTCCTCGCCTTTAACCAGATTGCCAACAATGCCGGAATGCTCCGCTATACCTCTGGCGGCAACTTCAAGATTCCCATTGTGATTCGCGGCCCCGGTGGGGTGGGACGGCAGCTTGGGGCAGAACACTCCCAACGCCTAGAAGCCTATTTCCAAAATGTGCCGGGACTAAAAATGGTGGCCTGCTCCACCCCCTACAACGCCAAAGGCTTACTGAAAGCGGCGATTCGGGACGATAATCCGGTCCTGTTCTTTGAGCATGTGCTGCTGTACAACCTCAAGGAAGACATTCCCGATGAAGAGTACGTGCTGCCCCTCGATAAAGCAGAAGTAGTTCGCCCTGGGAAAGATGTCACCATCCTGACCTATTCCCGGATGCGCCACCACTGTACGACCGCAGCGAAAAAGTTAGAGAAAGAAGGGTTCGATCCGGAAATTATTGACTTGATTTCTCTAAAACCGCTGGACATGCAAACAATCTCGGAGTCGGTTCGCAAGACTCATAAAGTGATTGTGGTTGAAGAGTGTATGAAAACGGGTGGCTTAGGAGCAGAGATCACAGCATCCGTTAATGACCAGCTTTTTGATGAGCTAGATGCTCCGGTGCTGCGGTTAGCTTCCCAGGATATTCCAACACCCTATAACGGTACTTTGGAAGCGTTGACTATTGTGCAACCCGATCAGATTGTGGAAGCGGTTAAAAAGATGGTTAAGGGACAGATTTAG